A genomic segment from Salvia splendens isolate huo1 chromosome 13, SspV2, whole genome shotgun sequence encodes:
- the LOC121760053 gene encoding 60S ribosomal protein L14-1-like, whose amino-acid sequence MPFKRFVEIGRVALVNYGEDYGKLVVIVDVIDQNRALVDSPDMVRSQMNFKRLSLTDIKIDIKRVPKKKVLVAAMEAADVKGKWEKSSWGRKLIVQKRRASLNDFDRFKLMIAKIKKAGVVRQELAKLKKETAS is encoded by the exons ATG CCGTTCAAGAGGTTCGTGGAGATCGGAAGGGTTGCCCTCGTCAATTACGGCGAGGACTACGGCAAGCTTGTTGTCATTGTTGATGTCATCGACCAGAACCGG GCCCTTGTTGATTCCCCTGACATGGTACGTAGCCAGATGAACTTCAAGAGACTTTCTCTCACAGATATTAAGATTGACATCAAAAGAGTTCCAAAGAAAAAGGTTCTTGTTGCTGCTATGGAGGCTGCTG ATGTTAAAGGCAAGTGGGAAAAGAGCTCATGGGGTAGAAAGCTCATTGTTCAGAAGAGAAGAGCCTCTCTCAATGACTTTGACCGCTTTAAGCTGATGATTGCCAAAATCAAG AAGGCTGGTGTTGTCAGGCAGGAGCTTGCCAAACTTAAGAAAGAGACCGCATCTTAG